Proteins from a genomic interval of Alteromonas macleodii ATCC 27126:
- a CDS encoding NRAMP family divalent metal transporter, producing the protein MSYSAETSFFARCIALLKLLGPGVLMATAAVGGSHLVASTQAGAKFGWQLALLILVVNLLKYPFFRAGVSYTISTKQTLQQGYLGMGRRYLAIALGLNTIASVVNAAALLLFAASLLSYFIPFDIAITLSASVVLALILIILLAGHFEGLDNIAKGIMGVLVVATVAVFVVALSNYSASPAPAVAPPSPWTLATLGFLVVTMGWMPAPIEISSITSLWLKRQCKGQAVTPKSALFDFNLGYAVTVLLALLFLGLGALILYGSGTELSTSGIGFSHQLISMYSSTIGQWAHWLIALVAFLCIFGSALTVYDGYARVVAEAIALLFNKDKNARNTLVTPVLLFMAVASFIIVLFFKSALLAMLGFAMSLAFVTTPMFAWLNHKLVAQTKLHQDAAPNVIVKLLSYLGLIYLFGFLMVFIWWKWFS; encoded by the coding sequence TTGTCGTATTCAGCTGAAACATCGTTTTTTGCCCGTTGTATTGCACTATTAAAATTGCTCGGCCCGGGTGTGCTTATGGCAACAGCGGCGGTAGGCGGTAGTCACTTAGTAGCATCAACTCAAGCGGGGGCGAAGTTTGGTTGGCAGTTAGCGCTGCTTATATTGGTAGTTAACTTACTCAAATACCCATTCTTTAGAGCAGGCGTTAGCTACACCATCAGTACAAAACAAACCCTTCAGCAAGGGTACTTGGGAATGGGACGACGATATTTGGCCATTGCCTTGGGTTTGAATACCATTGCGTCGGTGGTCAATGCTGCAGCGCTGTTGTTGTTTGCAGCAAGCCTATTGTCGTATTTTATTCCTTTCGATATCGCTATAACGTTGTCCGCTTCAGTGGTTTTGGCACTTATTTTAATCATTCTACTCGCTGGCCATTTTGAAGGATTGGACAATATCGCCAAAGGCATAATGGGCGTGCTTGTGGTGGCGACTGTAGCCGTATTCGTGGTGGCACTAAGCAATTATTCTGCTTCACCAGCACCTGCCGTGGCGCCGCCTTCGCCTTGGACGCTCGCTACATTAGGCTTTTTAGTCGTCACAATGGGGTGGATGCCCGCACCTATTGAAATATCGTCCATTACTTCACTTTGGTTAAAGCGCCAGTGCAAAGGGCAAGCCGTAACGCCAAAGTCGGCCCTTTTCGATTTTAATTTAGGTTATGCAGTGACGGTGCTACTCGCATTGTTGTTTTTGGGCTTAGGTGCATTAATTTTGTATGGCAGCGGTACAGAGCTAAGTACCAGCGGTATCGGCTTTTCCCATCAGTTAATTAGCATGTACTCATCAACCATTGGACAGTGGGCGCATTGGCTTATCGCACTGGTTGCATTTTTGTGCATATTTGGTTCGGCGCTAACCGTTTACGATGGTTATGCGAGGGTGGTTGCCGAAGCAATAGCGCTTCTTTTTAACAAAGACAAAAACGCACGAAATACGCTGGTAACGCCGGTGTTGCTGTTTATGGCAGTGGCGAGTTTTATTATTGTGTTGTTCTTTAAATCTGCGCTATTGGCAATGTTAGGTTTTGCGATGTCGCTGGCTTTTGTTACTACTCCAATGTTTGCTTGGCTTAACCATAAGCTTGTGGCACAAACTAAGCTTCATCAAGACGCGGCACCAAACGTAAT